From one Streptomyces spiramyceticus genomic stretch:
- a CDS encoding amino acid adenylation domain-containing protein, with protein sequence MKAGELEVLDAAERRLVVEEWNDTRHAVQDTTLPELFRSQAERAPEALAVIDEESSVTYAELDERSNRVARWLAARGVGPESRVAVLMERSVDLMAVLWGVLKAGAAYVPVDPDYPADRIGYVLADAAPAVVVCTGSTAGDQTGPSGWAVWDAAETVAEVASCSGAPLELTVTPGSAAYMIYTSGSTGRPKGVVVSHRSIANKLLWMQDTYRLTSDDRVLQKTPTGFDVSVWELFWPLVVGAGLVMAKPGGHRDPAYLVEVLARRAVTVMHFVPSMLGVFLQEVRPGDCAGLRRVFCSGEALTTDLVEEFRERIGVRLHNLYGPTEAAVEVTSWDGTDGTPYGSVPIGRPVWNTQTYVLDEFLRPVPPGVTGELYLAGVQLARGYAGQPGLTSERFVACPFPGSDRMYRTGDLSRWTLDGELLYSGRVDDQVKIRGFRIELGEIENVLAEHDSVGQIAVVVREDQPGVKRLVAYVVPADADADADADADVEVDAEALREFSAQILPEYMVPTAIMRLESLPVTVNGKLDRAALPAPEFAGSESRGPATPVEEVLCGLFGELLGLERVGAEDSFFELGGDSIMSMLVVSRARAAGVLITARQVFEHKSPAGLARVAGVQTTTAGAPAEAQTAGVGPVPLTPVMRELVERAGPTVLTGGFSQSMLIEVPAGLELPRLEAAVQKVLDHHDVLRARLEPADGEPSMLVVPDKGSVPVAVRRVDAAAGNMAELVRDAEQSAVERLDPVAGRLVQAVWFDVGADVPGRLLVVVHHLAIDGVSWRVLVPDLAAAYDSGEDSVLAPVGTSFRGWAQELAEQAMGAGRVAELPVWTRMVEGSDSRLGERDLDPAVDTVAGGTRRVEFQLPVSVTSELLTRVPAAFHAGIDDVLLAGLAAAVEEWRAAGAYGPGRSAGGCRGPWSCAALGGHGSDAYGRLVHQLVPDAAGRGGR encoded by the coding sequence GTGAAGGCGGGCGAACTCGAAGTCCTGGACGCCGCCGAGCGACGGCTGGTCGTGGAGGAGTGGAACGACACCCGCCACGCGGTCCAGGACACCACCCTGCCGGAGCTGTTCCGGTCCCAGGCCGAGCGCGCCCCGGAGGCGCTCGCGGTCATCGACGAAGAGTCCTCGGTGACGTACGCGGAGCTCGACGAGCGGTCCAATCGCGTGGCGCGTTGGCTTGCGGCCAGGGGCGTGGGGCCGGAGAGCCGGGTGGCCGTGCTGATGGAGCGTTCGGTCGACCTGATGGCCGTGCTGTGGGGCGTACTGAAGGCCGGTGCGGCGTACGTTCCGGTGGATCCGGACTACCCGGCCGACCGTATTGGGTACGTGCTGGCCGATGCCGCGCCCGCGGTGGTGGTGTGCACCGGCTCGACGGCCGGTGACCAGACAGGACCCTCCGGCTGGGCGGTGTGGGACGCGGCGGAGACGGTCGCGGAGGTCGCGTCGTGTTCCGGCGCCCCGCTGGAACTTACCGTCACGCCGGGTTCCGCGGCGTACATGATCTACACCTCGGGATCGACGGGCCGCCCCAAGGGCGTCGTCGTGAGCCACCGGTCGATCGCGAACAAGCTGCTGTGGATGCAGGACACCTACCGGCTGACGAGCGACGACCGGGTGCTGCAGAAAACGCCGACCGGTTTCGATGTGTCGGTGTGGGAGCTGTTCTGGCCGCTCGTCGTGGGCGCCGGTCTGGTGATGGCCAAGCCCGGCGGGCACCGTGATCCGGCGTATCTGGTGGAGGTGCTGGCCCGGCGTGCGGTGACGGTGATGCACTTCGTGCCGTCCATGCTGGGCGTCTTCCTGCAGGAGGTCCGCCCGGGTGACTGTGCCGGTCTGCGGCGGGTCTTCTGCAGTGGCGAGGCGCTGACGACCGACCTGGTGGAGGAGTTCCGCGAGCGGATCGGTGTGCGGCTCCACAACCTCTACGGGCCGACCGAAGCCGCGGTCGAGGTCACGTCCTGGGACGGTACGGACGGCACGCCGTACGGGTCGGTGCCCATCGGCCGTCCCGTCTGGAACACCCAGACCTATGTGCTGGACGAGTTCCTGCGCCCGGTTCCTCCGGGCGTGACAGGAGAGCTCTACCTGGCGGGTGTTCAGCTGGCCCGGGGGTACGCGGGCCAGCCCGGCCTGACGTCCGAGCGCTTCGTCGCGTGCCCGTTCCCCGGGTCCGACCGGATGTACCGGACGGGTGACCTGTCGCGGTGGACCCTGGACGGCGAGCTGCTGTACTCGGGCCGTGTGGACGACCAGGTGAAGATCCGCGGCTTCCGGATCGAGCTGGGCGAGATCGAGAACGTACTGGCCGAGCACGACAGCGTCGGCCAGATCGCGGTGGTGGTCCGCGAGGACCAGCCGGGAGTCAAGCGCCTGGTGGCGTACGTCGTTCCGGCAGACGCAGACGCAGACGCAGACGCAGACGCAGACGTGGAAGTGGACGCGGAGGCGCTGCGGGAATTCTCGGCGCAGATCCTCCCCGAATACATGGTTCCCACGGCGATCATGCGGCTGGAGAGCCTGCCCGTCACGGTCAACGGGAAGCTGGACCGGGCCGCGCTGCCCGCCCCGGAGTTCGCCGGGTCGGAGAGCCGGGGCCCCGCGACTCCGGTGGAAGAGGTGCTGTGCGGGCTGTTCGGTGAGCTCCTGGGCTTGGAACGGGTCGGTGCGGAGGACTCGTTCTTCGAGCTCGGCGGCGACTCGATCATGTCGATGCTGGTCGTCTCCCGGGCCCGTGCCGCAGGCGTGCTGATCACCGCCCGGCAGGTGTTCGAGCACAAGTCCCCGGCCGGGCTGGCGCGGGTCGCCGGGGTGCAGACGACCACGGCGGGCGCCCCGGCGGAGGCACAGACGGCGGGCGTGGGGCCGGTGCCGCTGACCCCGGTGATGCGAGAGCTGGTCGAGCGGGCCGGCCCGACGGTCCTGACCGGAGGGTTCTCGCAGTCGATGCTGATCGAGGTCCCGGCCGGGCTGGAGCTGCCGCGTCTGGAGGCGGCGGTTCAGAAGGTGCTGGACCACCATGACGTACTCCGTGCACGCCTGGAGCCGGCCGACGGCGAGCCGAGCATGTTGGTGGTGCCGGACAAGGGTTCCGTGCCGGTGGCCGTACGGCGCGTGGACGCCGCCGCCGGGAACATGGCCGAGCTCGTCCGCGACGCGGAGCAGAGCGCGGTGGAGCGGCTTGATCCGGTGGCCGGCCGGCTGGTGCAGGCGGTGTGGTTCGACGTCGGGGCCGATGTGCCCGGACGGCTGCTGGTGGTCGTTCATCACCTGGCGATCGACGGTGTGTCGTGGCGAGTGCTCGTCCCGGACCTGGCGGCGGCGTACGACTCCGGTGAGGACTCGGTCCTCGCCCCCGTGGGTACGTCGTTCCGGGGATGGGCGCAGGAGCTGGCCGAGCAGGCGATGGGCGCCGGGCGGGTGGCTGAACTGCCGGTCTGGACACGGATGGTTGAGGGCTCGGACTCGCGGCTCGGTGAGCGGGATCTGGACCCGGCTGTGGACACGGTCGCCGGTGGGACGCGGCGGGTGGAGTTCCAGCTGCCGGTGTCGGTGACGTCGGAGCTGTTGACGCGGGTACCGGCCGCCTTCCATGCCGGTATTGACGATGTGCTGCTGGCCGGTCTGGCGGCGGCCGTGGAGGAGTGGCGCGCAGCCGGGGCGTACGGTCCCGGGCGGAGTGCTGGTGGATGTCGAGGGCCATGGTCGTGTGCCGCTCTCGGAGGACATGGATCTGACGCGTACGGTCGGCTGGTTCACCAGCTCGTACCCGATGCGGCTGGACGCGGCGGACGCTGA